A genomic segment from Bradyrhizobium sp. ISRA430 encodes:
- a CDS encoding ABC transporter permease, with protein sequence MKEGRPRSFYVLAIFFAAYVLFLYGPMIAIYILSFQGPQGGLTFPMNGISTFWLAKLFEGTGIVDLGAAFRRSLLLGLVVMAVTVVLSVAAGMAFRRRFRAQSILFYSAIASLIVPSIITSLGISLEFRIVDDLIKRYFNENFETSMGLLTSGLGAHLTWTLPFGLLIMFAIFNRFDPRLEEAARDLGATPWQTFRHVVLPIILPSVIGIGLFGFTLSWDELARSSQAIGPVNTLPLDLQGLTTTVTKPDIYALGTVISAVSFAVITLALGTIHMLNKRQAAKGSDAGKGLV encoded by the coding sequence ATGAAGGAGGGACGTCCGCGCAGCTTCTATGTTCTCGCGATCTTCTTCGCGGCCTATGTGCTGTTTCTGTACGGGCCGATGATCGCGATCTACATCCTGTCGTTCCAGGGGCCGCAGGGCGGCCTCACCTTTCCGATGAACGGGATATCGACCTTCTGGCTGGCAAAACTGTTCGAGGGCACAGGCATCGTCGATCTCGGCGCCGCCTTCCGCCGCTCGCTGCTGCTCGGCCTCGTGGTGATGGCCGTCACCGTCGTGCTGTCGGTCGCCGCCGGCATGGCCTTCCGCCGCAGGTTCAGGGCGCAGAGCATTCTGTTCTATTCGGCGATCGCGAGCCTCATCGTTCCCTCGATCATCACCTCGCTCGGCATCTCCCTCGAATTCCGCATCGTCGACGATCTGATCAAGCGCTACTTCAACGAGAATTTCGAGACCTCGATGGGCCTGCTCACCTCTGGCCTTGGCGCGCACCTGACCTGGACGCTACCGTTCGGGCTCTTGATCATGTTCGCGATCTTCAACCGCTTCGATCCCAGGCTGGAGGAAGCCGCGCGCGATCTCGGCGCGACGCCCTGGCAGACCTTCCGCCACGTCGTGCTGCCGATCATCCTGCCTTCGGTGATCGGCATCGGTCTGTTCGGCTTCACGCTGTCTTGGGATGAACTCGCACGCTCCAGCCAGGCGATCGGGCCGGTGAACACGCTGCCGCTCGATCTCCAGGGGCTCACCACGACGGTGACGAAACCCGACATCTATGCGCTCGGCACGGTGATCTCGGCGGTGTCCTTTGCCGTGATCACGCTTGCGCTCGGCACCATCCATATGTTGAACAAGCGGCAGGCGGCGAAGGGTTCGGACGCCGGCAAGGGACTTGTCTGA
- a CDS encoding alpha/beta hydrolase — translation MPSFHNGAVEIAYLDEGEGDPIFLLHGFASSKNVNWVYPTWVSELRKNGRRVIALDNRGHGESSKLYEPAQYSIPTMAGDVLALMDHLGIPQADIMGYSMGGRMTAWLGLNEPQRLRSAILGGIGIGGLIEGTGPGENVAKALEAPSLDDVTDPVGRTFRAFADQTRSDHRALAACLRGTRELMTRGEAGRIDVPVLIAVGSNDEVAGSASALGAIIPGSEVLDIPGRDHMRAVGDKVYKTGVLDFLSRRG, via the coding sequence ATGCCGAGCTTCCACAACGGCGCTGTCGAAATTGCCTATCTCGACGAAGGCGAGGGCGATCCGATCTTCCTGCTGCACGGCTTTGCCTCCAGCAAGAACGTGAACTGGGTCTATCCGACCTGGGTCTCGGAATTGCGCAAGAACGGCCGTCGTGTGATCGCGCTCGACAATCGCGGCCATGGCGAAAGCTCAAAGCTCTACGAGCCCGCGCAGTATTCGATCCCGACCATGGCCGGGGACGTGCTCGCACTTATGGATCATCTCGGCATCCCGCAGGCCGACATCATGGGCTACTCGATGGGTGGGCGCATGACGGCCTGGCTCGGGCTCAACGAGCCGCAGCGCCTGCGCTCGGCGATCCTCGGCGGCATCGGCATCGGTGGCCTGATCGAGGGTACCGGGCCTGGGGAGAACGTGGCCAAGGCGCTGGAAGCGCCGTCGCTCGACGACGTCACCGATCCGGTCGGGCGCACCTTCCGCGCCTTCGCCGATCAGACCCGCTCCGACCACCGTGCGCTCGCAGCCTGCCTGCGCGGTACCCGTGAGCTCATGACGAGGGGTGAGGCTGGGCGCATCGACGTGCCTGTGCTGATTGCGGTCGGCAGCAATGACGAGGTCGCAGGCTCGGCCAGCGCGCTCGGCGCGATCATTCCCGGCTCGGAAGTGCTCGACATTCCTGGCCGCGATCACATGCGCGCGGTCGGCGACAAGGTGTACAAGACCGGCGTGCTCGACTTCCTCTCACGCCGCGGCTGA
- a CDS encoding PAS-domain containing protein codes for MDAAALGSGIDAGTKLLGKFVRFARGADTLSVAEKVYSIAGFLAIVTTFLLVMSIQSVRLQTTYRHMHASSAEAAINIGRINALIYAVVMESRGIYMSADRGRAKPFADALLQRNRELAEVVKGMEATIGDDDAELFSTFRQRIAQFIDFRQELVRRGLEISTAAAREWGDNDANRTLRSKLNSDIEALARIYRERAREADELANENRYAAAYLFALGLAALLLAGLNVVVMRGSVVGALSDITQATDRIAAGDVKSEVPHLRRHDEIGHLARAVQNFRDAVARIFELEELELGTAQARDAAMTERDKFNDKYQAKKWQLSAAITSMPQGLIMLDGKTSVVAMNSNYRRIYNLPETIQAGSTLEEILQHRVRSGLFSGDVTKYVAAVRDRIARREPAAYEINLNDGRTIKIYERPMDGGGWVSVQEDVTEQRQQQRILERMERFLATIIENVAEGIIAKDARNLRYVFVNRAAEKMIGMSRAEIIGKTARELFSAEAAELIERRDQQLLAQKQQLEPIVDTIDNPVRGRRVICARRIQIGGAGEESHMFVTMVEDRTEKMVAAA; via the coding sequence ATGGATGCTGCGGCGCTCGGATCCGGGATCGATGCCGGAACCAAACTATTGGGCAAGTTCGTTCGTTTCGCGCGCGGTGCAGACACGCTGAGCGTCGCGGAAAAGGTCTACAGCATCGCCGGTTTTCTCGCGATCGTCACCACCTTCCTGCTGGTGATGTCGATCCAGTCCGTGCGGTTGCAGACGACCTATCGACACATGCATGCGTCCTCGGCCGAAGCGGCCATCAACATCGGCCGCATCAACGCGCTGATCTATGCAGTCGTGATGGAATCGCGGGGCATCTACATGTCCGCCGATCGCGGGCGGGCGAAACCGTTCGCCGATGCGCTGCTGCAGCGCAATCGTGAGCTTGCCGAGGTGGTGAAAGGCATGGAGGCAACCATCGGCGACGACGACGCCGAACTGTTCTCCACTTTCCGGCAGCGCATCGCGCAGTTCATCGATTTCCGCCAGGAGCTGGTGCGACGCGGACTGGAGATCAGCACGGCCGCGGCACGCGAATGGGGTGACAACGACGCCAACCGGACGCTGCGCAGCAAACTCAACAGCGATATCGAGGCGCTCGCACGTATCTACAGGGAGCGCGCCCGCGAGGCGGACGAGCTCGCGAACGAGAACCGCTATGCTGCCGCCTATCTGTTCGCGCTTGGACTCGCGGCGCTGCTCCTCGCGGGGCTGAACGTCGTCGTCATGCGTGGCTCGGTGGTGGGCGCGCTGTCCGACATCACGCAGGCGACCGACCGGATCGCCGCCGGCGACGTCAAGAGCGAGGTGCCGCATCTGCGACGCCACGACGAGATCGGTCACCTCGCACGCGCGGTCCAGAACTTCCGCGACGCCGTCGCCCGTATCTTCGAGCTCGAGGAGCTCGAGCTCGGCACCGCGCAGGCGCGCGACGCGGCGATGACCGAGCGCGACAAGTTCAACGACAAGTACCAGGCCAAGAAATGGCAGCTCTCGGCCGCAATCACCAGTATGCCGCAGGGACTGATCATGCTCGACGGCAAGACCAGCGTGGTCGCGATGAACAGCAATTACCGGCGCATCTACAATCTGCCCGAGACGATCCAGGCCGGATCGACGCTCGAGGAGATTCTGCAGCATCGGGTTAGAAGCGGATTGTTCAGCGGCGACGTCACGAAATATGTTGCGGCGGTCCGCGACCGCATCGCCAGGCGCGAGCCGGCGGCCTATGAAATCAACCTGAACGACGGTCGCACCATCAAGATCTACGAGCGTCCGATGGACGGTGGCGGCTGGGTCTCGGTGCAGGAGGACGTCACCGAACAGCGGCAGCAGCAGCGTATCCTCGAGCGGATGGAGCGCTTCCTCGCCACCATCATCGAGAACGTCGCCGAAGGCATCATCGCCAAGGACGCGCGCAACCTGCGCTACGTCTTCGTCAACAGGGCCGCCGAGAAGATGATCGGCATGTCGCGGGCCGAGATCATCGGCAAGACCGCGCGGGAATTGTTCTCCGCGGAGGCAGCCGAATTGATCGAGCGGCGCGACCAGCAGCTTCTCGCGCAGAAGCAGCAGCTCGAGCCGATCGTCGACACCATCGACAATCCCGTTCGCGGGCGCCGCGTGATCTGCGCCCGCCGGATCCAGATCGGCGGGGCCGGCGAGGAGTCCCACATGTTCGTGACCATGGTCGAGGACCGGACCGAGAAGATGGTGGCGGCCGCATAG
- a CDS encoding PotD/PotF family extracellular solute-binding protein — protein MTETTRTTGVSRRTLLKGTAGLAGLAAGSGAITGFPYVMSAEPKVLRYLGTAVNEGDDISKQCLKDTGIKIEYITATTDDVTKRVMTQPNSFDVLDTEYFSLKKLVPSGNILALDAKKIKEFDNITPVFTKGETPGGKKIGNQGTAPWKVLYLEGKDSKTFAKTATEFVTLIPTVYNADTLGIRPDLIKRPISSWSELLNPEFKGKASILNIPSIGIMDAAMVVEATGKYKYADKGNMTKEEIDLTMKVMTEAKKAGQFRAFWKDFNESVNLMASGETVIQSMWSPAVTKVRSMGIACTFQPLKEGYRSWASGFCVSKGVSGAKLDWAYEFVNWFLSGYAGAYLNRQGYYSAVLSTAKAHMEPYEWAYWMEGKPAEKDIKAPDGSLLEKAGAVRDGGSYEDRMGAVACWNAVMDENDYMVRKWNEFIAA, from the coding sequence ATGACCGAGACCACCAGGACGACCGGCGTCAGCCGCCGCACGCTACTCAAGGGCACCGCGGGTCTTGCCGGCCTTGCCGCCGGCTCCGGCGCCATCACCGGTTTCCCCTACGTGATGTCGGCCGAGCCGAAGGTGCTGCGCTATCTCGGCACCGCCGTGAACGAAGGCGACGACATTTCGAAACAATGCCTGAAGGACACAGGCATCAAGATCGAATACATCACGGCCACCACCGACGACGTCACCAAGCGCGTGATGACCCAGCCGAACTCGTTCGACGTGCTGGACACCGAATATTTCTCGCTGAAGAAGCTCGTGCCGTCGGGCAACATCCTTGCGCTCGATGCCAAGAAGATCAAGGAATTCGACAACATCACGCCTGTCTTCACCAAGGGCGAGACGCCCGGCGGTAAGAAGATCGGCAATCAGGGCACCGCGCCCTGGAAGGTGCTCTATCTCGAAGGCAAGGACTCCAAGACCTTCGCCAAGACCGCGACCGAATTCGTCACGCTGATCCCGACCGTCTACAACGCCGACACGCTCGGTATCCGGCCCGACCTGATCAAGCGGCCGATCAGCTCGTGGTCCGAGCTGCTCAATCCCGAGTTCAAGGGCAAGGCCTCGATCCTCAACATCCCCTCGATCGGCATCATGGATGCCGCGATGGTCGTGGAGGCCACCGGCAAGTACAAATATGCCGACAAGGGCAACATGACCAAGGAGGAGATCGATCTCACCATGAAGGTGATGACGGAAGCCAAGAAGGCCGGCCAGTTCCGCGCGTTCTGGAAAGACTTCAACGAGAGCGTCAACCTGATGGCCTCGGGCGAGACCGTGATCCAGTCGATGTGGTCGCCGGCGGTGACGAAGGTGCGCTCGATGGGCATCGCCTGCACCTTCCAGCCGCTGAAGGAAGGCTACCGTTCCTGGGCCTCGGGCTTCTGCGTGTCCAAGGGCGTATCGGGCGCAAAGCTCGACTGGGCCTATGAGTTCGTCAACTGGTTCCTGTCCGGCTATGCCGGCGCCTATCTCAACCGCCAGGGCTACTACTCCGCCGTGCTCTCCACCGCGAAGGCGCACATGGAGCCCTACGAGTGGGCGTACTGGATGGAAGGCAAGCCGGCCGAGAAGGACATCAAGGCGCCCGACGGCTCGCTGCTGGAGAAGGCCGGCGCCGTGCGTGACGGCGGCTCCTACGAGGACCGCATGGGCGCGGTCGCGTGCTGGAACGCGGTGATGGACGAGAACGATTACATGGTCCGCAAGTGGAACGAGTTCATCGCCGCGTGA
- a CDS encoding aspartate/glutamate racemase family protein, translating into MRLHVVNPNTTATMTAKIAAAARASALPDTVIDARQPTMGPASIEGFYDEAFAVPGMLGCIREADRDGADAHIIACFDDTGLDAARAAARAPVIGIGEAGFHMASLIAARFAVVTTLSVSIVPIEHNLMKYGLAARCARVRAAEVPVLALEERNADALAKISAEITAAIRDDRAEAIVLGCAGMADLAAELAGAHGLPVIDGVAAAVTLAESLVRLGLKTSRLGPYAAPRVKTYSGPFSPFQP; encoded by the coding sequence ATGCGACTTCACGTCGTCAATCCCAACACCACGGCGACGATGACGGCGAAGATTGCCGCCGCCGCGCGCGCTTCCGCGTTGCCCGATACGGTGATCGATGCACGCCAGCCGACGATGGGCCCAGCCTCGATCGAGGGCTTTTACGACGAGGCCTTCGCCGTGCCCGGCATGCTCGGCTGCATCCGCGAGGCCGATCGCGACGGCGCTGACGCCCACATCATCGCCTGCTTCGACGACACCGGCCTCGATGCCGCGCGCGCGGCCGCACGTGCGCCGGTGATCGGCATCGGCGAAGCAGGCTTCCACATGGCGAGCCTGATCGCCGCACGCTTTGCCGTGGTGACGACGCTCAGTGTCTCCATCGTGCCGATCGAGCATAATCTGATGAAGTACGGCCTCGCCGCGCGCTGCGCCCGCGTCCGCGCCGCGGAGGTGCCGGTGCTCGCGCTCGAGGAGCGCAATGCTGACGCGCTCGCAAAAATCTCCGCGGAGATCACGGCCGCGATCCGCGACGATCGCGCGGAGGCGATCGTGCTCGGCTGTGCCGGCATGGCGGACCTGGCGGCTGAGCTAGCCGGCGCACACGGCCTCCCCGTGATCGACGGCGTTGCCGCAGCGGTGACGCTGGCGGAATCGCTGGTCCGGCTCGGGCTCAAAACCTCGCGACTCGGACCCTATGCGGCGCCGCGCGTAAAGACCTATTCCGGACCGTTTTCACCGTTTCAGCCGTAA
- a CDS encoding gamma carbonic anhydrase family protein: MAIYELDGQAPDLPADGNYFIAETATVIGRVRLKPGASVWFGAVLRGDNEWIEIGEGSNLQDGSTCHTDLGFPLVIGKNCTVGHNVILHGCTIEDGALVGMGSIVMNGAKIGRNSIVGAGSVITEGKEFAERSLIIGSPARAIRTLDDAQVQKMGSAAKFYVANGPRFNKGLKRIG, encoded by the coding sequence ATGGCGATCTACGAGCTCGACGGGCAGGCGCCCGATCTTCCCGCCGACGGCAATTACTTCATCGCGGAGACCGCGACCGTGATCGGCCGCGTGCGCCTGAAGCCGGGCGCAAGCGTCTGGTTCGGCGCCGTGCTGCGCGGCGACAACGAGTGGATCGAGATTGGCGAGGGCTCCAACTTGCAGGACGGCTCGACCTGCCACACCGATCTCGGGTTTCCGCTCGTCATCGGCAAGAACTGCACCGTCGGTCATAACGTCATTCTGCACGGCTGCACGATCGAGGACGGCGCGCTTGTCGGCATGGGTTCGATCGTGATGAATGGCGCGAAGATCGGTCGCAACAGCATCGTCGGCGCGGGCTCCGTCATCACCGAGGGCAAGGAATTTGCCGAACGTTCGCTGATCATCGGCTCGCCCGCGCGCGCGATCCGCACGCTGGATGATGCCCAGGTCCAGAAAATGGGAAGTGCGGCGAAGTTCTACGTCGCCAACGGTCCGCGCTTCAACAAGGGGCTGAAGCGGATCGGCTGA
- a CDS encoding DUF3126 family protein — translation MDVKEVRKLDAYLKRVFGNPKIRVVPRPKKDDSAEVYIGEEFIGVLFVDDEDDDRSFQFQMAILEDDLVDQE, via the coding sequence GTGGACGTTAAGGAAGTGAGGAAGCTCGACGCGTATTTGAAGCGCGTATTCGGCAATCCCAAGATCCGCGTCGTGCCGCGGCCGAAGAAGGACGACTCCGCCGAGGTCTATATCGGCGAGGAGTTCATCGGCGTGCTCTTCGTCGACGACGAGGACGACGACCGCTCGTTCCAGTTCCAGATGGCGATCCTCGAAGACGATCTCGTCGATCAGGAGTAG
- a CDS encoding helix-turn-helix transcriptional regulator, protein MGAAPLEYVSRQRLDLAKRLLSTSDRPLVDIAYAAGFYSQANFNRAFRNAVGTTPSPYRAQKLRD, encoded by the coding sequence ATGGGCGCGGCGCCGCTCGAATATGTCAGCCGTCAGCGTCTCGATCTCGCCAAGCGGCTATTGTCCACCAGCGATCGCCCGCTGGTCGACATCGCCTATGCCGCGGGATTCTACTCGCAGGCCAATTTCAATCGCGCCTTCCGCAATGCCGTTGGAACGACGCCAAGCCCTTACCGCGCGCAGAAGCTTCGCGACTGA
- a CDS encoding ABC transporter permease, with product MDTSENILQQASPGFARGSDTARAAKAARLSPSFISWLQAGPMMLVFLAFFLIPLVFVVIVSFWDYNEYQLLPAFSGRGYTDTFEGCIAQLPDLCTIGKTYLKTLKLCFLVWAITLFIGFWVAYFLAFHVKSKTWQMGLSLLCTIPFWTSNVIRMIAWIPLLGRNGLVNSGLVKTGLINQPVEWLLYSEFSVVLALVHLFTFFMVVPIFNSMVRIDKSLIEAAYDAGATGFQTLVNVVIPLAKPGIVIGSIFVITIVMGDFITIGVMGGQQIAAAGKIIETRLNALQFPAAAANAVILLAITFLIITMMSRIVDIRKEL from the coding sequence ATGGACACCTCCGAAAACATCCTGCAGCAGGCTTCCCCGGGCTTTGCCCGGGGATCGGACACAGCACGTGCCGCGAAGGCGGCGCGCCTGTCGCCGTCCTTCATCTCCTGGCTCCAGGCCGGACCGATGATGCTGGTGTTTCTCGCCTTCTTTCTGATCCCGCTGGTCTTCGTCGTCATCGTCTCCTTCTGGGACTACAACGAATACCAGCTCCTGCCGGCGTTCTCGGGCCGCGGCTACACCGACACGTTCGAGGGCTGCATCGCACAACTCCCCGATCTCTGCACCATCGGCAAGACTTATCTGAAGACACTGAAACTCTGCTTCCTGGTCTGGGCGATCACGCTCTTCATCGGATTCTGGGTCGCCTATTTCCTCGCCTTCCACGTCAAGTCGAAGACCTGGCAGATGGGACTGTCGCTGCTCTGCACGATCCCGTTCTGGACCTCCAACGTCATCCGCATGATTGCCTGGATCCCGCTGCTCGGCCGCAACGGTCTGGTCAATTCGGGACTGGTCAAGACCGGGCTGATCAATCAGCCGGTCGAATGGCTGCTCTATTCCGAATTCTCGGTGGTGCTGGCGCTCGTCCACCTCTTCACCTTCTTCATGGTGGTGCCGATCTTCAATTCGATGGTGCGCATCGACAAGTCGCTGATCGAGGCCGCCTATGACGCCGGCGCCACCGGCTTCCAGACCCTCGTCAACGTCGTCATTCCCTTGGCCAAACCCGGCATCGTGATCGGCTCGATCTTCGTCATCACCATCGTGATGGGCGATTTCATCACCATCGGCGTGATGGGCGGCCAGCAGATCGCCGCCGCCGGCAAGATCATCGAGACGCGGCTGAACGCGCTGCAATTCCCGGCAGCCGCCGCAAACGCGGTCATCCTGCTCGCGATCACCTTCCTGATCATCACCATGATGTCGCGCATCGTCGACATCCGGAAGGAGCTGTGA
- the cysE gene encoding serine O-acetyltransferase — protein sequence MAVHQVNPGGKLASLDPIWDRVRSEAEDIVHREPELATFIYSTVLHHSRLEDSVVHRLADRLDHSALSGDLVRQTYDEALREDPDLGNAFRADLVAVYDRDPATSRFIDPLLYFKGFHAIQTHRLAHWLYLKGRKDFAFYLQSRASAVFQTDINPAARIGRGIFLDHATGFVCGETAVIEDDVSILHGVTLGGTGKENEDRHPKIRHGVMIGAGAKILGNIEVGHCARIAAGSVVVKPVPHNVTVAGVPAKIVGEAGCAEPSRTMDQMINAMGL from the coding sequence ATGGCAGTGCATCAGGTCAATCCGGGTGGAAAGCTCGCATCCCTCGATCCGATCTGGGATCGGGTGCGGAGCGAAGCCGAGGACATCGTGCATCGCGAGCCGGAGCTTGCGACCTTCATCTATTCGACGGTGCTGCATCACAGCCGCCTGGAGGATTCGGTGGTGCACCGTCTCGCCGACCGGCTCGATCACTCCGCACTCTCGGGCGACCTCGTGCGCCAGACCTATGACGAAGCGCTGCGCGAGGATCCCGATCTCGGCAACGCCTTCCGCGCCGACCTCGTCGCCGTCTATGACCGCGATCCGGCGACCTCGCGCTTCATCGATCCCTTGCTCTACTTCAAGGGCTTCCATGCGATCCAGACCCATCGTCTCGCGCACTGGCTCTATCTGAAGGGCCGCAAGGATTTCGCTTTCTATCTCCAGAGCCGCGCCTCGGCGGTGTTCCAGACCGACATCAATCCCGCCGCGCGCATCGGCCGCGGCATCTTCCTCGACCACGCCACCGGCTTCGTCTGCGGCGAGACCGCTGTCATCGAGGACGACGTCTCGATCCTGCACGGCGTCACGCTTGGCGGCACCGGCAAGGAGAACGAGGACCGTCATCCAAAAATCCGCCACGGCGTCATGATCGGCGCGGGTGCAAAAATCCTCGGCAACATCGAGGTCGGGCATTGCGCGCGCATTGCTGCGGGCTCGGTCGTGGTGAAGCCGGTGCCGCACAACGTCACCGTCGCCGGCGTGCCCGCCAAGATCGTCGGCGAGGCCGGCTGCGCCGAGCCGTCGCGCACCATGGACCAGATGATCAACGCGATGGGGCTTTGA